The DNA segment GGTTGGTGAGATTGTGGAGCGATGTGCTGGGTCTCCTTTAGCCGCAGTAGTGTTGGGCTCTGTACTGCGCACCAAGACCAGTGAGGAAGAATGGAAGGCTATATCAAGCAAAAGCAACATTTGCGCCATGGAATCTGGAATCTTGTCGATACTCAAGCTCAGTTACAACGACTTACCACAATATATGAAGCAATGCTTTGCTTTTTGTGCTATATTTCCCAAAGATTACGAGATTGATGTGGAAAAACTGATCCAACTATGGATTGCACATGGCTTTCTTGTCGAAGAAAAACTAGTTCGTCCTGAGACCATTGGGAAACAGATTTTCAGTGAGTTGGCCTCAAGGTCATTCTTTCAGGATGTGAAGCCAGTCCAAGCCACGGTCAAGGAAATGGGAGACCCCGGGTCGTGTTATTGCAGAACTACATGTAAAATTCACGACCTTATGCATGATGTTGCACTGTCTGTAATGGACAAGGAATGTGCCTTGGCAACCGAGGAACCAAGTCAGAGTGAGTGGCTTCGAAACACTGCTCGTCATTTATTTTTGTCATGCAAGGATCCAGAAAGAAAATTGAATAGTTCTCTACAGAAATGCTCTCCAGCTATCCATACTCTTTTGTGTGATGATTATATGGGAAGCTCGTTGCAGCAACTATCAAGATATAGCTCTTTACAAGCACTAAAACTATGTTTAGGTTTATCATTTCCGCTAAAACTAAAGCATCTACATCACCTGAGGTACCTAGATCTCTCAGGAAGTCGTATTGAAGCACTTCCCGAAGATATGAGCATTCTGTACAGCCTGCAAACCCTGAACATCTCTGTCTGCAAATATCTTGGTGAACTTCCAAGACAACTCAAGTACATGACATCCCTCCGTCACCTTTACACTCATGGTTGCCCACAGTTGAAGGGTGTGCCTAGAGACCTTGGGAATCTGACATCCTTGCAAACATTTACGTGTTTTGTAGTAGGAAGTGGCTCTCATTGTAGTAATGTTGGAGAGCTCAGGAATTTAAACCTTGGTGGTCAACTACAGCTACATAATGTAGAGAACATGACAGAAGAAGATGCAATAGCTGCTAACCTTGTGAATAAGAAGGAACTAAGAGAACTGACATTAAGATGGTCCACTGGAGAGAATGATGCAAGAGTACTGCTGCAGAATCTCAAACCTCATGATGGGCTTTATGCTATAAGGATACACAACTATGGATCCACCACCTTCCCAGCTTGGATGGTTATGTTGCAAAACATTGTTGAGATCCATCTTTTCTGTTGTCATAAACTACAGTGGTTATTCAGCCGTGACCGTGATACATCCTTCGCATTTCCAAGTCTAAAGCAGCTTACGCTAAAAAATCTTTCCTGTTTGGAGAGATGGTGGGAAATAGATAATGATGGGATGCAAGGAGAAGAGATAATGTTTCCTCTGCTTGAGAAGTTGTTTATTCTTAACTGTGAAAGGTTCACAGCGTTGCCAGGACAACCAACATTCCCTAACCTCCAGGATGTTTATATTAAAAAATGTCCACTGTTGGCAACTACAGCTAAATCACCGAAGCTCAGTGTATTAACAGTGGAAGGAAATGAGGCAGAGTTGTTCATGTGGGTAGCTAGACATACGACTTCATTGACCAAGCTGAAACTGCAGAGCCTTGAAGAAAGTACAGAAACAACGTCGGCAGCGGTTGAGCGTTGTTTGAGGGAAGTGGGGAACAACAAGGAAAAATGGAATGGTCATGATTTTCCTCTGGCACTGTTGGTGTTAAAAAACTTGAAGTCAGGTGTAACAGAGTTGTGTGCATGTTTTGTACACCTTCAAGATCTGTCAATTTTGAGGTCTCGTGCGCTTGTCCACTGGCCAGAAAAAGAGTTCCAAGGATTGGTATCCTTGAGGAAGCTTGTGATTGATAGGTGCAATAATCTGACTGGATATGAACATGCACCTGCTGAGTCATCAACTTCATCAGGAAGGAGACAGCTCCTGCCACGTCTAGAATCTCTGACGATAACAAATTGCAGCTCGTTGGTTGAGGTCTTCAACATCCCTGCCTCTCTCAGGAGAATGGATATTAGTGGTTGTGGAGTCCTTGCATCCATATACGGCAGGAGGCTGAAGCAGGGAGAGTTAAGGATTCATCAAGGGCCATCTAGCATACAGGAGGTGTTATCATCTTCATCACCCGGAGCTTGGGCGGAGCATTTGGAAGAACTAACATTACGCTATTGCCATAGCTTAACAGGGGTCCTCCATCTTCCCCAGTCCCTCAAGCACCTAAGGATTCGGGGCTGCGGTGGGTTGACATCTCTGGAATCCCGTTCAGGAGAGCTCCCATCATTGGAGTTCCTCGAGCTCGTGGGATGCAATACCTTGTTGTCCATAGCAGATGGGCCACAGGTATACTCATCTCTCCAGTATCTTGGCATTAGAGGTTGCCCTGGTATGAAGACGCTCCCTACAAGCCTGCAGCAACAGCTGGGCAGTATGCAGGAGGAATACATAGATGCCCATGATTATGGAAGTAAGCATGCAGCAATTACCTTCTCTATTAGTCCTTACTAGTGACTATTAAATGTATTAGCTAGATAATGACAATAGCATCATTTCTAGTACCGAAGAAATTTGGAGCAAATTAAATGTTCTTCTAACCTAAATTCGTCATTTCTTAATTTATCAATATTCCACTAAGTGTAAGTTTATGCATTATTAATGTATACAGATACGCGAAGGCCTACTCTGCTGAAACCCAAGACGTGGAAATATGCCATCCGGAAAGATTAGAGAGCTTCAGAGCTATAAACATAATCACAGGACTGCCAGTATGGAAGTTTTCCCTCAGGTTTGTGATCTAAACATGCCTATACTGCTAGTGTTCTTTTTTGCAAGAATAAGCTGGTGGATTATAAGATCTGATGCTTATTTGCAGACTTCTTGCAGCACATACAGACGGGGAATAAATCACTTGGAGTAGAAGTATTTTTTTGCAAGACTCAACAAGTTGTTACCATGTTGAACAGCGAAATCAGTAATCAAAAAGCACGGCTATAATACTATTGTAGTGTATCTCTTTTCCAACAAGCACGATGACATTCTGCCCTGGCCGGAGTCAATTTATTTGTCGAAATTCTGTCACAGTTTTCCAGCTTTATTTATGGACTTGTATAGCAGTACCACCACTATTTACAGTCAACACTCTGTTTACCATGCATAACAGTGCTGCTATTTTTGACTTGTACATACACGTGCTGTTAGTTATGGACCATCATATTTTTTTTGAGCAAAAaagggtttcccctccgatttccATTAAAGAAACCAGGCCGGAGCCGAGCACCAGTTTTAGTAGTCTTGATACAGGTTCCGGAATAAAAAGGAAATAGAGCAAAGCAGGGGGGAATTCAAAACTATCCTCTCTCTTACAGACAGTCTTAAGCTTCATTACATTTCCAACGCATTTCCAACGCAAAAGAGAGGGGCCAGAAGACACAAAGGAAACAACATACAAGCTTGAACGGTCGCTGCTCCGCTAATCTTTATCACATCTGCAGCCTTGGAACTCCAAAGCGCCATCCTTGCGAAGCTTTGAAGATCTCACTTGCCACCTGCTCGATGAGTCTTGCCCCCAACGTCAGCATTCTTTTCCCTGGGTCCTTTCTCTGAAATAGCCCAGTCAGTGATCCAGCAGCACATTCTTTTAACGATCCCAATTGGGTCATTTATTTTTTTCCTGTCAAACACATTATCATTTCTACAATTCCAGATCGCCCAAAAGAGGGCAGAAGTACCAGTGAGCACCAGTTTCTTGCTCTCCTTGTTAAAGAGGCTTAACCAATATGGACCATCATATGTATCTGAAGCGTTGATTTCGCCTCATACTCTGCACTAGGAATATTGTTCTGATGGTCATCGAAACCAATTCTATGAATGGAGGGCTGAAGTCCACATTGATTGTTTCTGCAGACTAGCTTCCACAAATGATGTTGGTTAAATTCCTGGTGCTTTTGTTGACATTGCTCTTGCAGCCAATATTACTATTGGACCGTGGTTGCTATGTGTCTGAATCATGGAACTTGAGATTTTGGTTCTTCAATATCGACATGTAGTTCCTTCTTTTTTGCATGTCTGAGAACCTGTGGATTTTGTAAAACATATCAAGATGAGAACTGAGTGATATTTTGCATATCTGTGGTAGATGACTTGTCGTCTGCACAATACATAATGTTCCTGTTGAGACATCTCCCATGTTTCGAACCTCAGGGAATTGTTTGGTGTACTAATTTGATGTCATATCATGCCCTTGAACCTGCATTGAATGTATCTATTGCCAGCATATGTGTTGGGTGAAATTGCTCAGGTCTTGTTGTAGATGTTGTTGTATCCAGATGGTCCCCGGACAGTACAGAGTCGACCTGGAGAACTGTTATGATAATGGCAAAGAAGAGCGGCTCTCAATGAGGAGTTGAGCACCAACTTTTTAAAATGGAGAAGCAAACCAAGTGTTGATGACATGATAAAGGAAATTTATCAACCCTGAGATCAAATGGATTCTCACCAAGTGTTTGAGAATACTCATGAAAAAGTGTGCTTCTAATTTTTCCTTACTTTTTCTCCTTCCTAATTTGTATTCCCTCCGTCCCTAAATTTAAGTCTTTTTAGCTAGAGACttcaatatagactacatacggattgaaatgagtgaatctacactctaaattATGTCTATGTTCATCCATATGTAGTTCATATATAAATACTATATAAATAgacttatactccctccgttccaaattacttgaCCCATTTTTATTTAGATACGGATGTGTCTAGACACTAAACAAATatagatacatccgtatttagacaaattcAAGACAACTAATTTGGAACGCAGGGAGTATTTAGGAA comes from the Triticum urartu cultivar G1812 unplaced genomic scaffold, Tu2.1 TuUngrouped_contig_156, whole genome shotgun sequence genome and includes:
- the LOC125526714 gene encoding putative disease resistance protein RGA4 isoform X2, coding for MCFDVISLAKSIVEAALEKHYGEEAVTSKKKKKTPLDSLQNVVSGQRYLLVLDDVWTREVHKWEQLRACLEHGGMGSVVLTTTRDEGVAEIMGTIEAYNLGALGAQYIEEIIKTIAFSRFKKEEERPAVLVSMVGEIVERCAGSPLAAVVLGSVLRTKTSEEEWKAISSKSNICAMESGILSILKLSYNDLPQYMKQCFAFCAIFPKDYEIDVEKLIQLWIAHGFLVEEKLVRPETIGKQIFSELASRSFFQDVKPVQATVKEMGDPGSCYCRTTCKIHDLMHDVALSVMDKECALATEEPSQSEWLRNTARHLFLSCKDPERKLNSSLQKCSPAIHTLLCDDYMGSSLQQLSRYSSLQALKLCLGLSFPLKLKHLHHLRYLDLSGSRIEALPEDMSILYSLQTLNISVCKYLGELPRQLKYMTSLRHLYTHGCPQLKGVPRDLGNLTSLQTFTCFVVGSGSHCSNVGELRNLNLGGQLQLHNVENMTEEDAIAANLVNKKELRELTLRWSTGENDARVLLQNLKPHDGLYAIRIHNYGSTTFPAWMVMLQNIVEIHLFCCHKLQWLFSRDRDTSFAFPSLKQLTLKNLSCLERWWEIDNDGMQGEEIMFPLLEKLFILNCERFTALPGQPTFPNLQDVYIKKCPLLATTAKSPKLSVLTVEGNEAELFMWVARHTTSLTKLKLQSLEESTETTSAAVERCLREVGNNKEKWNGHDFPLALLVLKNLKSGVTELCACFVHLQDLSILRSRALVHWPEKEFQGLVSLRKLVIDRCNNLTGYEHAPAESSTSSGRRQLLPRLESLTITNCSSLVEVFNIPASLRRMDISGCGVLASIYGRRLKQGELRIHQGPSSIQEVLSSSSPGAWAEHLEELTLRYCHSLTGVLHLPQSLKHLRIRGCGGLTSLESRSGELPSLEFLELVGCNTLLSIADGPQVYSSLQYLGIRGCPGMKTLPTSLQQQLGSMQEEYIDAHDYGNTRRPTLLKPKTWKYAIRKD
- the LOC125526714 gene encoding putative disease resistance protein RGA4 isoform X1, with product MAAVVATMVVGPLVKIVMEKASGSLLDQYKVMEGMEEQRDILERRLLAISDVITDAEEVASHRAGAKAWLEKVKNEVYLANEVFDELKYEALRREAQNKGHYKELGFNVVKLFPTHNRFVFRNTMGRKLRKVVRSFEVLVDEMNKFDFRRHQPPPVSNQWRQNDQDIFDPKKIISRSRAKDNKKIVDILVGQANNTDLTVVPIVGMGGLGKTTLAQLVYNDPAIQKHFDVLIWVCVSDSFDVISLAKSIVEAALEKHYGEEAVTSKKKKKTPLDSLQNVVSGQRYLLVLDDVWTREVHKWEQLRACLEHGGMGSVVLTTTRDEGVAEIMGTIEAYNLGALGAQYIEEIIKTIAFSRFKKEEERPAVLVSMVGEIVERCAGSPLAAVVLGSVLRTKTSEEEWKAISSKSNICAMESGILSILKLSYNDLPQYMKQCFAFCAIFPKDYEIDVEKLIQLWIAHGFLVEEKLVRPETIGKQIFSELASRSFFQDVKPVQATVKEMGDPGSCYCRTTCKIHDLMHDVALSVMDKECALATEEPSQSEWLRNTARHLFLSCKDPERKLNSSLQKCSPAIHTLLCDDYMGSSLQQLSRYSSLQALKLCLGLSFPLKLKHLHHLRYLDLSGSRIEALPEDMSILYSLQTLNISVCKYLGELPRQLKYMTSLRHLYTHGCPQLKGVPRDLGNLTSLQTFTCFVVGSGSHCSNVGELRNLNLGGQLQLHNVENMTEEDAIAANLVNKKELRELTLRWSTGENDARVLLQNLKPHDGLYAIRIHNYGSTTFPAWMVMLQNIVEIHLFCCHKLQWLFSRDRDTSFAFPSLKQLTLKNLSCLERWWEIDNDGMQGEEIMFPLLEKLFILNCERFTALPGQPTFPNLQDVYIKKCPLLATTAKSPKLSVLTVEGNEAELFMWVARHTTSLTKLKLQSLEESTETTSAAVERCLREVGNNKEKWNGHDFPLALLVLKNLKSGVTELCACFVHLQDLSILRSRALVHWPEKEFQGLVSLRKLVIDRCNNLTGYEHAPAESSTSSGRRQLLPRLESLTITNCSSLVEVFNIPASLRRMDISGCGVLASIYGRRLKQGELRIHQGPSSIQEVLSSSSPGAWAEHLEELTLRYCHSLTGVLHLPQSLKHLRIRGCGGLTSLESRSGELPSLEFLELVGCNTLLSIADGPQVYSSLQYLGIRGCPGMKTLPTSLQQQLGSMQEEYIDAHDYGNTRRPTLLKPKTWKYAIRKD